The Pseudomonadota bacterium genome includes a region encoding these proteins:
- a CDS encoding N-acetylneuraminate synthase family protein: MTIIRIADQLIGKDQPAYFIADIAANHDGSISRAKDLISLVKEAGGDAVKFQNFRASKIVSEKGFKLMEGQVSHQNKWQKSVYEVYEDASIPFDWSEELHAYCRDIGIHYFSTPYDFEAVDMLEQYVLAYKIGSGDITWLEMLERIALKAKPVLLATGASAIEEVKRAVATILSINPQLVLMQCNTNYTASAKNFRYINLRVLNLYHKIYPELILGLSDHTLGHATVLGAVALGAKVIEKHFTDDISRKGPDHAFSMTPATWKTMVEGTRELEAALGNEEKKIEDNEQNTVIIQRRCIRAAQDIPMGTVLEKHMLDVLRPAPGDGILPYDLQKVLGRHLVKSLGVGDQLNWEMLGDPK, encoded by the coding sequence ATGACAATAATTCGAATAGCAGATCAGCTTATTGGAAAAGATCAACCTGCTTATTTTATTGCCGATATTGCAGCAAATCATGATGGGAGTATAAGTCGGGCAAAGGACTTGATTTCCTTGGTGAAAGAAGCCGGGGGGGATGCTGTAAAGTTTCAAAACTTTAGGGCGTCTAAGATTGTTAGTGAAAAAGGTTTCAAACTGATGGAAGGGCAAGTATCACACCAGAATAAATGGCAAAAATCTGTATATGAGGTTTACGAAGATGCTTCAATTCCCTTCGACTGGTCGGAGGAACTACATGCCTATTGCCGTGATATTGGAATCCATTACTTTTCGACACCATATGACTTCGAAGCCGTTGATATGCTTGAACAGTATGTGCTGGCTTATAAGATAGGATCCGGGGATATTACTTGGCTGGAAATGCTTGAAAGGATTGCCTTGAAAGCAAAACCAGTTCTACTTGCTACCGGTGCTTCTGCAATCGAAGAAGTTAAGCGAGCTGTGGCAACCATATTGTCCATTAATCCTCAACTTGTTTTAATGCAATGCAATACGAATTATACTGCCAGTGCAAAAAATTTTCGATATATCAATCTTAGGGTGCTGAATCTTTATCATAAGATATATCCTGAGCTTATACTGGGGCTGTCAGACCATACCCTCGGGCACGCCACTGTGTTGGGCGCTGTAGCGCTGGGAGCAAAGGTTATTGAAAAGCATTTTACTGATGATATATCCAGAAAGGGGCCGGATCACGCATTTTCCATGACACCCGCTACATGGAAAACCATGGTGGAGGGGACGAGAGAACTTGAAGCCGCCTTGGGAAATGAGGAAAAAAAAATTGAAGATAACGAACAAAATACAGTCATCATTCAAAGACGGTGTATTCGTGCTGCCCAGGATATCCCTATGGGGACTGTTTTAGAAAAACATATGCTTGACGTTTTAAGGCCTGCGCCAGGGGATGGGATTCTTCCTTACGACTTGCAGAAAGTATTAGGACGGCACCTGGTCAAGAGCCTCGGAGTTGGCGACCAGTTGAATTGGGAAATGCTGGGCGATCCCAAATAG
- a CDS encoding glycosyltransferase family 4 protein, with translation MRILYFSNDYTTHDRRFLQKMGESSHEIYYLRLFDSAGFYEKRQLPEKVRVIEWNYGKFSQNEPEHLLALMPEFNAVLENIKPDLIHAGPIQSCAFIAALSGFHPFLAMSWGSDLLLHSEESPLMRWVTSFVLNQMDFFLCDCDAVSEKAGKFAQVDKEQVIEFPWGIELDRFYREPERGQRLLEKLGWYDCIIVLSNRSWEPLYGIESVLKGFAEAHKQNPRMRLFLLGDGSMRQEVDKFIESRDLNDSVYRPGVVPQKKLSAFYSASNIYLSCSFSDGTSISLLEAMACELLIIVSDIPGNREWIKREENGWLVHPSNIDEIVDSLLNAARTSKEESKKMVRLNRKNILRYANWDENVKKLLRLYKSIEGKKF, from the coding sequence ATGCGAATTTTATATTTTAGTAATGACTATACCACGCACGACCGAAGGTTCCTTCAGAAAATGGGAGAATCCTCTCACGAAATTTATTACCTACGATTGTTCGATAGTGCTGGTTTTTATGAAAAAAGACAGCTCCCGGAAAAGGTTCGGGTTATCGAATGGAATTATGGGAAGTTTAGTCAAAATGAACCCGAGCACCTCTTGGCTCTCATGCCGGAGTTCAATGCGGTTTTGGAAAACATTAAACCAGACCTCATTCATGCTGGGCCAATACAGTCGTGTGCTTTTATTGCAGCTCTGTCAGGATTTCATCCTTTTTTGGCAATGTCATGGGGATCGGATCTGTTGTTACATTCAGAAGAAAGTCCTCTTATGAGATGGGTAACGTCATTTGTTCTGAATCAAATGGATTTTTTTTTGTGTGATTGTGATGCAGTTTCTGAAAAGGCAGGAAAGTTTGCACAAGTAGATAAAGAACAAGTTATTGAATTTCCATGGGGGATAGAACTTGACAGATTTTATAGGGAGCCTGAAAGGGGGCAGAGGCTGCTTGAAAAACTTGGTTGGTACGATTGTATAATTGTTCTATCAAATAGAAGTTGGGAACCGTTGTATGGAATTGAATCTGTACTTAAAGGCTTTGCTGAAGCTCATAAACAGAATCCAAGGATGAGGCTTTTCTTACTTGGAGATGGGTCGATGCGGCAAGAGGTTGACAAGTTTATAGAGAGCAGAGACCTAAACGATAGTGTTTATAGACCCGGCGTGGTGCCTCAAAAAAAATTGTCGGCTTTTTATAGTGCTTCCAATATTTATCTAAGTTGTTCGTTCAGTGATGGTACTTCTATATCTCTTCTTGAGGCCATGGCCTGTGAACTCCTCATTATTGTCAGTGATATTCCCGGAAATAGAGAGTGGATCAAAAGGGAAGAAAATGGTTGGTTAGTTCATCCTTCAAACATTGACGAAATTGTTGATTCCCTTCTCAACGCTGCAAGGACTTCAAAGGAAGAAAGTAAAAAGATGGTTCGTTTGAATCGAAAGAACATTTTGAGGTATGCAAATTGGGATGAAAATGTAAAAAAATTGTTGCGGTTATATAAGTCTATTGAAGGAAAAAAATTTTGA
- a CDS encoding glycosyltransferase family protein — protein sequence MFKKIKQKIVCTIEARMTSNRLPGKVLLPLAGKPALERLIERIRRSTYVNDIVVATTINRDDQPIVALCEKIGCFYHRGSEEDVLSRVLGAAKSVDGNIIVEITGDCPLIDHRHIDKTIEVFFSGDYDYAANTVERSFPDGFDVQVFPVNLLEKVAMLTQDPIDRVHVSYYIWNHPKCYKLANWKAQGDMYWPSLGLTLDEKDDYQLIDKIYKELFSENNDFSAEDIIAFLRKRPDLTVINAHVRRKVPEEG from the coding sequence ATGTTTAAAAAGATAAAACAGAAAATTGTGTGTACCATAGAAGCCCGAATGACTTCTAACCGCTTGCCAGGAAAGGTGCTTCTTCCTCTGGCAGGAAAGCCCGCTCTGGAAAGACTAATAGAGCGTATTCGAAGAAGTACTTACGTCAATGATATTGTAGTTGCAACAACAATAAATAGAGATGACCAGCCGATTGTTGCTCTTTGTGAAAAAATAGGATGTTTTTACCATAGAGGAAGCGAAGAGGATGTACTTTCAAGGGTTTTAGGTGCCGCAAAATCTGTAGACGGCAACATTATTGTAGAAATTACCGGTGATTGCCCGCTAATTGACCACAGGCATATTGATAAAACAATTGAAGTGTTTTTTTCTGGTGATTATGATTATGCGGCCAATACAGTTGAGCGTTCTTTTCCAGATGGATTTGATGTACAGGTTTTTCCAGTTAATCTTTTAGAAAAGGTTGCTATGTTGACTCAGGATCCCATTGATCGGGTGCACGTTAGTTATTACATCTGGAACCATCCAAAGTGTTATAAACTTGCGAATTGGAAAGCTCAAGGGGATATGTACTGGCCAAGCCTTGGTCTTACCTTGGATGAGAAAGACGATTATCAATTAATAGATAAAATTTATAAAGAGTTGTTTTCAGAAAATAATGATTTTTCTGCAGAGGATATTATTGCTTTTCTTAGAAAGCGCCCCGATCTAACTGTAATTAATGCCCATGTTCGTCGAAAAGTTCCTGAGGAGGGATGA
- a CDS encoding Gfo/Idh/MocA family oxidoreductase — protein sequence MAVLYTAAIIGCGRIGSGFDSTESENILTHAKAYTLNPKIELIAVMDADLDKANAAGIKWECESFDNIDILLEKNPDILSICTPDASHYEILLKCLNYRPKAVIAEKPLTLDVSKTKEIVTRYQDLDVPLFVNFSRRFDYIMQVVRERIYNDELGGILHASIKYSKGIMHNGSHAIDASNFLFGKYISGFPVNDIIDYDKKDPTLGAVLCYSKCPAVFLMACDERAYSIFEVDIVGEKGRIKLDQSGMQCREYKLRRDPIFDGYIDIEEEPPYSTNLGKSMQKLAENVVGYLEGNDSILCSGTDALAAQQICQSLLSQYQGRSK from the coding sequence ATGGCTGTTTTGTATACCGCTGCTATTATCGGGTGTGGAAGAATTGGATCCGGATTTGACTCAACAGAATCTGAAAATATTTTAACCCATGCGAAAGCCTACACCCTTAATCCAAAAATTGAGCTGATAGCAGTGATGGATGCAGATTTAGATAAGGCTAACGCAGCAGGTATAAAGTGGGAATGCGAAAGTTTTGATAATATTGATATTTTATTGGAGAAAAACCCCGATATATTAAGTATATGTACTCCAGATGCCTCTCACTATGAAATTCTATTGAAATGTCTTAATTATCGGCCAAAGGCTGTTATTGCTGAAAAACCTTTAACTCTGGATGTTTCAAAGACAAAGGAAATTGTCACACGCTATCAGGATCTTGATGTTCCACTTTTTGTCAATTTTTCGAGGCGGTTTGACTATATAATGCAAGTGGTTCGAGAAAGAATATACAATGATGAATTGGGCGGTATCCTTCATGCCTCCATCAAATACTCGAAGGGAATCATGCATAACGGATCGCATGCCATTGATGCCTCGAATTTTTTATTTGGAAAATATATTTCCGGTTTCCCGGTGAATGATATTATTGATTATGATAAAAAGGATCCTACACTGGGTGCAGTTTTGTGTTATTCAAAGTGTCCGGCAGTTTTCCTTATGGCCTGTGATGAGCGCGCCTATTCAATATTTGAAGTTGATATTGTCGGGGAAAAAGGACGTATTAAACTTGATCAATCTGGAATGCAGTGCAGAGAGTATAAATTGAGGCGTGATCCTATCTTTGATGGATATATAGATATTGAAGAGGAACCGCCATACTCTACTAACTTGGGAAAGTCTATGCAAAAACTCGCAGAGAATGTTGTAGGCTACCTCGAGGGCAACGATTCGATTCTGTGTAGCGGGACAGATGCTCTTGCTGCACAGCAGATTTGTCAATCTCTTCTATCTCAGTATCAAGGAAGATCGAAATGA
- a CDS encoding DegT/DnrJ/EryC1/StrS family aminotransferase translates to MKLAINGGKSVRTKLFPPYRVIGAEEKNAANRVLDSGVLSRYLGCWDDDFYGGPEVQALEKEWAKHFGVKNAVAVNSCTSGLYCAVGATGVEPGEEIIVSPYTMAVSATAPLIFNAIPVFADIEEDYYCLDPKSVEDRITDRTRAIIVVNIFGQPYDAERINAIALKHNLCVIEDNAQAPGALYKGKKTGTLGDIGVFSLNYHKHIHCGEGGIVVTNNDDLADRIRLIRNHAEAVVEDKCVQNIVNLIGFNFRLPEIEAAITRCQLRKLDRLVKERQKNCEYIAEKLSGIPAIIPPKIREGCTHSYYVHPFKFDYEMAGVSRDSFIAAVCAELPPTELREAEGPLMSCGYVKPLYLQPMFQQRIAYGSKGFPFNNPWYEGDVKYEKGLCPMTEKMYEKELFLHEMMRPGMMREDLDDVVRAFEKVWVLRDTLKKHHN, encoded by the coding sequence ATGAAACTGGCAATAAATGGTGGTAAATCTGTCCGGACAAAACTGTTTCCTCCATATCGTGTAATAGGGGCTGAAGAAAAAAATGCTGCAAACAGAGTTCTTGATTCCGGAGTTCTTTCTCGTTACCTCGGATGTTGGGATGATGACTTTTATGGTGGGCCTGAGGTTCAGGCCTTAGAAAAAGAATGGGCCAAGCACTTTGGCGTAAAAAATGCTGTTGCAGTTAATTCATGCACTTCAGGGCTTTACTGTGCCGTTGGTGCCACAGGAGTGGAGCCAGGAGAGGAAATCATTGTGAGCCCATACACAATGGCAGTCTCTGCTACTGCGCCTCTTATTTTCAATGCAATCCCTGTTTTTGCGGATATCGAAGAAGATTATTATTGTCTGGATCCAAAATCAGTTGAAGATCGAATCACAGATAGAACAAGAGCAATTATAGTTGTAAATATTTTTGGACAACCTTATGACGCAGAACGGATTAATGCCATTGCCCTTAAACATAACCTGTGTGTCATAGAGGACAATGCCCAGGCTCCAGGGGCATTGTACAAAGGCAAAAAAACAGGCACGCTTGGAGATATTGGCGTTTTCTCTCTTAATTATCATAAGCACATACATTGTGGTGAAGGGGGAATCGTGGTTACTAATAATGATGATTTAGCAGACCGAATCAGATTGATTCGCAACCATGCCGAAGCTGTTGTAGAAGATAAGTGTGTACAAAACATCGTGAATTTAATTGGTTTTAATTTTAGACTCCCTGAAATTGAGGCGGCTATCACAAGGTGTCAATTGAGAAAATTAGATCGGCTTGTAAAAGAAAGGCAGAAAAATTGTGAATATATTGCTGAAAAATTAAGTGGCATTCCAGCGATTATTCCTCCAAAGATCCGTGAAGGCTGTACTCATTCTTACTATGTTCATCCGTTTAAGTTTGACTATGAGATGGCGGGTGTTTCAAGGGATAGTTTTATTGCGGCTGTCTGTGCTGAACTACCGCCTACGGAACTTAGAGAAGCTGAAGGCCCTTTGATGAGCTGCGGGTATGTCAAACCGCTTTATCTACAACCTATGTTCCAGCAACGGATTGCATACGGATCTAAGGGGTTCCCATTTAATAACCCATGGTATGAAGGCGATGTTAAATATGAGAAAGGTCTATGCCCCATGACAGAAAAAATGTATGAAAAAGAGCTGTTTTTGCATGAAATGATGCGGCCAGGTATGATGAGAGAAGATTTGGATGATGTGGTAAGAGCATTTGAGAAGGTGTGGGTATTAAGAGATACGCTAAAAAAACATCATAATTAA
- a CDS encoding GNAT family N-acetyltransferase: MMEIQYDIFIKGNLIDLVCLNESIALNSNWYNWFNDEENMYNMQKHYFPSTRESQVNFFRTVINNSATMLQVGIFHKKDQILIGVISLSKIDYLNRKCEISGFIGEKKYQNIQNFLEANRLLICHAFEQLNMNRIYGGAIKNEIAELYLRSLGFTREGLLVEDVYKNGMYNDVHLIAISQKRYNEFFKKNDDKTNEFS, from the coding sequence ATGATGGAAATTCAATATGATATTTTTATTAAGGGAAATTTAATTGATTTAGTTTGTTTGAATGAAAGTATTGCATTAAATTCCAATTGGTATAATTGGTTCAACGATGAGGAAAATATGTATAATATGCAAAAGCATTATTTTCCAAGCACAAGAGAATCTCAGGTGAATTTTTTCCGAACTGTGATCAATAACAGCGCAACCATGTTGCAAGTGGGGATTTTTCATAAAAAAGATCAAATTTTGATTGGCGTGATTTCGTTATCGAAAATTGATTATCTGAATCGGAAGTGTGAAATTAGCGGTTTTATTGGAGAAAAAAAATATCAAAATATTCAAAATTTTCTTGAAGCTAACCGATTGCTAATATGCCATGCTTTTGAACAACTTAACATGAATAGAATATATGGTGGCGCAATTAAAAACGAGATTGCTGAATTATATTTACGCTCTCTTGGTTTTACACGGGAGGGTCTTTTGGTAGAGGATGTGTATAAAAATGGAATGTATAACGATGTTCACCTGATCGCAATTTCTCAAAAAAGATACAATGAATTTTTTAAAAAAAATGATGATAAAACAAATGAATTTTCATAA
- a CDS encoding class I SAM-dependent methyltransferase, which yields MNFLKKMMIKQMNFHNIVDQISNRSAFQKKRLNSYLATCDDTFFHQADDFVLRYEEFLAKRQIPMDYAVDAYLKMCSNMLRCQVEYLRSGRYPKVTAEQAKQAVYESETEMLSYMVGLGLSQFLWPTHYQMFSFFKKVIYDEAKSVSSYLEIGPGHGLYMEYALSKLHKVDVAVAIDISSTSLELSRSIIQYFIPKKKEVEFVLGDVTKTDFDRHFDFITMGEVLEHVNQPKVLLKQLKKLLAPGGKAFVSTCANSPAIDHVVQFDNVKQMRELIISAGLTILVDLPLPVESMSVKEAEVERVTINYCALLE from the coding sequence ATGAATTTTTTAAAAAAAATGATGATAAAACAAATGAATTTTCATAATATAGTTGATCAAATAAGCAATCGCTCTGCGTTTCAAAAAAAACGTCTTAATAGTTATCTGGCAACCTGCGATGATACTTTTTTTCATCAAGCAGATGACTTTGTACTAAGGTATGAAGAATTTCTTGCTAAACGCCAAATTCCGATGGACTATGCAGTTGATGCCTATCTAAAGATGTGCAGCAACATGCTGCGTTGCCAAGTTGAATATCTGCGGTCTGGGCGCTACCCAAAAGTGACGGCAGAGCAAGCTAAACAAGCTGTATATGAAAGTGAAACTGAGATGCTTTCTTACATGGTTGGTTTAGGTCTTTCACAGTTCTTGTGGCCAACGCATTATCAAATGTTCAGTTTTTTTAAAAAAGTAATTTATGATGAGGCTAAATCTGTCTCCTCATATCTTGAAATTGGTCCTGGTCATGGCCTCTACATGGAATATGCGTTATCTAAACTTCATAAAGTCGATGTTGCTGTAGCTATTGACATCAGCTCCACATCTTTAGAACTATCGCGATCAATCATTCAATATTTTATTCCCAAAAAAAAAGAAGTTGAGTTTGTATTGGGTGATGTCACTAAAACAGATTTTGATAGGCATTTTGATTTCATCACAATGGGAGAGGTCCTTGAGCATGTTAATCAGCCAAAAGTACTTTTAAAGCAATTAAAGAAACTCTTGGCTCCAGGTGGAAAAGCATTTGTTTCTACATGTGCTAACAGTCCAGCGATTGATCATGTCGTTCAATTTGATAACGTGAAGCAAATGAGGGAGCTTATTATTAGCGCTGGTCTGACAATTCTTGTTGATCTTCCTTTGCCAGTGGAATCAATGTCGGTGAAAGAAGCTGAAGTTGAGCGTGTTACGATTAATTATTGTGCATTGTTGGAGTAA